gccttccaactcgacatgtgtgtccggagtgatcgctgttagccacgactctgtgagtagcattaggctagcctcgcggtactccctttgatgtcgcgttagcgccgccagctcatccatcttgttagggagcgatcttacattccccatgatgacggacaggaggacatgtctgtactttctccgccttgtgcggcggtccttcccggctcgacaccctcgtgtcctcctcttcaactctcgtgggatatccggtttgtcaccggccagtagcccgctgttagcctgccatgctaacagctggtccttactgtacacaatggagttgcgtgtgctatctggatctccgttcacaggatacgtaaaaagattaaagcaaataaaggagatgagcataaatgaagctgcccctctccccccatgggtttggggtacaaaaccacgcaaaacaaaatcggaagaagtaataaataaagtgaaaggacgaaaagaaactcaaacagggatatgagctgctggagaggcagccactcagggggcgccatcatttaaaaaaaaaaaaactacaacataAAAGGATATTATTCAATTATGCAAGCAGTTGTCGATTTATACAACTTTTTATTGGCTGGCCAGGTAGTGTACATGACGCACGAGTATTTGCAAACTCTCCCTTATATCAAAACAGAACATCTGGCTCATTGTTTTGGGGAGATAAATGGGATATTGGTGGAGTGCCAGTACCATTGGTGCTGTTGGGTGATGCAGCATATCCCTTATTTACGTGGCTCATGAAGCCTTTTTCAGACAATGGTAGACTGACACAACCTCAAAAAGAATTCAACTATAAACATAGCAAGGCAAGAATGGTTGTGGAAAATGCATTTGGCAGGTTGAAAGGTCGATGgattgaactgagcttcgtaggcgtgtctctttgtcgaatttattttcaggggttcttagaaaccaaaaccggagttgttttgcaacaatgcacattgccacactctatacaagtgttggtactggcttgaggcgtccctttagcgtccacttacacgcccacccttcaccattggcggactagctttcctgttttctctctctctctctctctctctctctctctctctctctctctctctctctctctctctctctctctctctctctctctctctctctctctctctctctccacgcccacccttccctgattggccgacttctttcccgcatgcctggccacagtcacttccaccctttctctatataaacagcgtgtcggctgtcagtcagattttggaactcagcgcatataaaggacgctccgcaccataaggcgtcctgtccattttggagaaaatttaagacttttaatggcgccttgtagtcgtgaaaatacggtactctagaCTCTAGTTGATTATGTGGAAGAAGTAATCCGTTGCCATCAATTTTCAGATGTAGCTATATGGAGGTTTTTATTACGCCAATAACCCTAAATTTGTAGCACTCACTCACTGTAgcattcactcctctttcttgcatttgcctcAGCGGTTCTCCATTcctatcactccacacatacctCTAACACCTATTGTTGGAGGTTATCAAACGGGGGGAAGCGTGTGGTTGTGGACACGACGGGATCCATTCACCGTTCTCCACTTCCCCAGGTCCTCCGCGTGTTCGTTTGATTCGGGCTGAGTTGATGTGCGAAAATCAGAGGCTGGAAATGGAGAAGTTTTTGCAAGATGTTTTACTGAACGTTCAGGGCACAAGTGTGaaacaacacgaatcgattcgggctcctgggagtctcagatttcatcaggaagccccgagcaactacagtcacacgtatacatatgtcacgtcgcgtgtccgccagcaggtggcgggttttctcctccgccatcggcacacctgcccgtaatttcgggctgattacccccctttatttagagactccggcagtcatctcactgccggagaattccacgccgtgccatattgctctcgcgctcgatttcgctatttgtcgttcgacctgttgcctttttgccttacggccgattactcttgctattcgcgtttcgcttctagattttgtattaattgtatttccgccaattcaggcccccctcgcgtcgtcttgttttccgcgagcgttttcagttgtagtttccttctttgttattcctggtccttatttgaccagcgttttgtgttaccgttttttacctgtcgggctctttctgtttttgtcattaaagacactcttttctttgacaagattctttcgttgtctgtttttccggggatccaaccctttatctcattgttctgcacggagcgatagttatcgcttcggacagaacgtgacaacaTAGGCATTGTGTGTTAATTATATTAATTAGGGGCAGGCAGTCCTTCACCTTATGTAAGAATCAGAAACAAAGAAGGTCAAGCAAAGATCGATCGAgattcgatcttggcattttgacaaagtacagaccatATCTGCTGTGCACAAATCTCGAGATAAAAGTTCCTCCTCAAGggaacttgacagccttcaggaacTTTCCTGAGGTGGGAGACGCATAAGAAGACacttgggggctgttaatcactcgaGGGGAAGTAGGACCCCAACTttacactacattctttgttttaagtagcggatgttcaggacagagacctaATAGTCAAAGTCGACCTGTCTATGATACAAAGTTTTAAGCTAAACATATAACATATATAAATGATAACttcactatccatccacttCTGTAGTTTTCCCACATCCTTCTTAAACCACGTTCTTATCTGACAGTCATACAGCAAGCTGCTCTCTACACACGCCTCTACtactctcccttgccacctcttTGAAAGTCGTGCCCCTTTCAGCCACCCTTTCACACTCCCCCAAAGCTTTCCTGGCCTTTTGATCCATTTTTTCATGTCTGCCTGAGTACCAATTCAGCTTCCTAACactctgatccccccccccccctcttgtgttccaaactccagcaccttctcctcattgttcctctcttcccactgagtcatcacacttttcactctccttacaCTCTCATGTATCTCTCCTTTCGTTCCCAATATAGTAAACAGATTAACGGTTGCCATGTTTCTGCTGCCATCTGCTGTGTATGCAACGCAACAGTATTTGAAAAGattgcaaacgtttgcaatgTCACTGTATAACAGTGATTCCCAACTTTATTGAGTCTCtcgtcgaaacacaaggcaattggctagctgttgctgctccctagcggtatgggagggtactacacgattactttctgggcgaaagaccgcacaggcatacaaattggatattttcccgcggcacacctgacaatgtctCGCGGCACAcgggttgaaaaacactgaaTTAGAGGAATTTAATATACAAGTCAGTGATGGTGAAAGTGCTCAGGGTCTTGACGATGACGATATGGAAGAGGCAGAGGCGTTGGTGTCTGATGAGGATATGTTTGGTCTTGGAGTCCAATGTCAAAATGGTGGGCAGTTTCCTTTGGTATTTCTCTCATGGCTTCTGAACATCAAAATGTACCACCCTTGTCTGCTCAAAGATGGATGAACATTGTTGAACACAAAAAAGAGCTACAACATTAACAGCGCAGCGGGTGGTGTCTTCCATTATCATGGaattttgaattcatttcagaaaatattgtgtGGCATGGCGTCTTCCTGGTTTACCCCCCGGGAAGAGCTCTAGAATCCGTATGGCCAAACCTTGCTTTGTTATAAGGATATACAAAGGAAGCAATGTTGATGGGACTGTTTTATCCGCAGCGCCATGTTCGGGCGACCATTTCACTCAGTAGTTGGTTCAAATCGCAAGTTGCTCTCAGCCAATCGCCGACGACAACAAACGGGACAACACACGTGCCCCTCCCGTTGGTCGACAGCCTCTTCTTGTCCTCAAAAAAACCTGCGCACTATGTGGGTATTCGGCCgtctcattcccccccccccccccccccccccccccaccccccagcgaCGCTCAGGTTCGACGgtgggtatcgtccgaggcgcgcccttcgggtcgccgcgcgcggcgggtcgatggccgccgctggccggctccgaccgcgccatcttgccacgcactgtcagacgagggcttGGAACGCCGAagcgcgcatgcaaattagccatgtgcgcgaaagccgcgcaagggattcgaaatgtacgcaccttgtgttgtcgtctgaaatgaaaaataaaataatttgcccgcgcgcgccccctctctcttaaaactaacagtgaaatgagccaatcCATCTTGAATGAAAATCAACAAATGACACAAAGGCACTCGCTGCTGCTGGTTCAtcacacatctatctatctatcgactCAACTAACTTCACACACCACATCTATAAGAACTACTTGaagattgaaaattgaacaccgGTGCACGCGGAAACGCACACAAGAGAGACGTTTTGACACAGAGATTAGGCCTTGCGTGCAGGTTCTTCATCCTCGCGCGCAGGTTCTTCCTCCCTAGAGGAAGAAGGCGCAGGTGCTGCTTGCGTAGCGGCATCAAGCGTTTCCCTCGCCCGCTGCTCTGCCAGCCACAGGGCCATTGGTTTTCCCTCATGGGGTGTGCAGAAGGTTCAGAGAGTCTTCTTGGGCACTTTGCTCATGAAGGAAGTGTGACTGTACACCGCCTGTTGCGGGTGGCCACACTTTCCGCACGTTCTGGCTTTCCGCTCTGTCGACTGCTCCCGCCCCTCGGTCTGGTGTTTGCGTTGCCGCCACGCAGTGGTACGGTGAGTTTTTAGCGGCAGCGCAGACAACTGCTTTTGCAGCCATGTCGAAATGCTCACCACGCCGTCCTCCCCGCAATCCTCGTTTAATTGGCAGAAATATCTGTCTTTGTAAAAAGCAAGCATCGTTCGTTGGCATCGAGTAGCTGCTCGTCCTGCAGGGCTCTGCTTTTCCTCCTGCGAACGGTACACCTGGCGGGCGTATCACCGCTGCCGTCGGGCTCGCCGCTGGCACGgtacctcctcctccccctcctcctgctcGTGACCAGACCACCGCACGTATCGCATCTTCCTCGGCACTCCACGCAAACGATGGGGGTGCTCGCGGTTGCGGCAGATGATGAACTGCATCTTCCTCGGCGCTCCAGGCAAACGTCGGGGGCGCTCGCGGTTGCGACCCATGAGTCGTTTACCTGGACGAGACCTTTTGTAATTTGCCTCATTGTCTCTCCCAACGATGTAGGAGTTCAGGGTGTGGAAGAAGGAGCCCGCCATAACAGCTTTCCCTGCGCGCATACGACAAACATACCTACACACAGAAACCACCAACAAAAATACACGAGCAATGTCCAGTTTTCACCTTCCCATACATAACAAACACTATTTACGCTCGATGACGCTCATCAGTTGACTCGTAGAGAGAACGGTAGGTTTCGTTGGGGAACTGTCCCATTGTCAGCAGTTGCTCATCCAGCTCCCTGACCAACGGTGCTCCCATGACCATCAGCCGATGCCGCACGACAGCGGCCATCTCCGGGAAGACGTGTGTGTACGATGCCAGGGAATCTTTATTGGCCGCCAGGGGTGACTGCGACGTGTCGCCGTTTTCGCGCTCCTTCTGGTGGGAAGACACGACCATGGCACAGTAGCCCACATCGTTCTCAAGGAGCCATTTGAATGTTTGGCCCCGGTACTGGCCAAACTGGAGCGTCGTCTCGCTGAGCACCAGTTGCCAGCACTCGGGGTCTCCGCCGCCTTGAACAACGCGGGCCACGGCCTCCTCCTTCACCACGCTCTCTTGCAGGCGGTAGCTGCGGGTTTCgctcaaaacaataaataaggtGTATTAGCCTACTTTGACGCTTTTGAAATGAAAGCGTGGACGTACCTACCTGTATGCTTGGGGCAGCTTTGTTGCCTGAGCCGTGCACTGCAGCCGTAAATGCTTCATACCAGGCGGCATGAACACAAAGTCGGGCTTGAAATCCATtgcctaccacacacacaccagttagtcccccccccccccctcaattatACATATCAGGTAAAAGatgtttgtaaaatgtgttCGACTGGGGTAATTGCGACCtatgtggcttttctttttttttaagccatgacattctcacacacaccagtatgccccccccccccctcaattatATATGCCCCCCACACTCAATTATACATATCACAGCAAAAAAATGCCTGAAAAATGTGTTCGGCTCGGGTATTTGCGATATATGtggcctttctttttttgaaatccATCGCATTCATTCGCGCATGAAAAAAACACCTCCTcctttttatttactttcaaaCAGGTACATCGGTAATGTGTTCGGCTGGGGTAATTGTCTCGTCTTCTCCTTGAAAGTATTCCAGCGATATATATTAGGAGTGTTGAAGTTACATGCCCGCCATTACAACTTTTGGAGGGGGGGAGagcagaaaatgtgaaaatacagtaactgaACATACGTTCCCCTATTTTTTTACTATATATTCACGCCCGAAACAGACATACCCGAACGAAGCTGAAAGAGTATTCAAGCAAACTTACCAGAAAGTGTTTTGGTGAGTTCGACGACAATGTGAGTTTAATTTTACGCCTGGAAATCTCGAACAAATGTGAGAAGAATGAATCGCGGAGCGAGCGAAAGTGGTGAGGACATGAGCCACTGGGAGAAGCTAATTTCACTCTATATTAGGATTAACATTTCGTTGTCGTCTGCGATTGGCCCGAGAGCACGAAGAGGCTGTTCTGGTACGTGTGTGTTGTCCCGTTTGCCGTTGTCGTCGGCGATTGGCTGAGGGCCTGGGTTAGCAACTTGCGATTTGAACCAACCACTGAGAGAAATAGTCGCCCGAACATGTCGCTGCGGTAGACTGTcggcaacatatacagtatgtacatgtgtatgagtacaaaaaataataaggccaaatttaatgatatactgtacagtacgtGCATGTAGAAGTACAGTACAGAACAGTAATTAACTTTCTTTAATTCTATAAAGTAAACATTATGCAAATTATGACATTTctcgtctttgaatcaaaggcaaaggcattcggaaaaacacgagagctgaaacgtaagggggttctaaaatggccgaaatttcatgacgtcaccggctgatatttcccaggcattgcagcaaaaataaaacgttttgataccttaacctccacaatttacatattttgcaccgaagtgacccattataattcatatttttgaatgcatcgtaaacccaatgtttaaacatgcatttcacgtgatttttacgtgaattgctttgttttcgcttgtaCAGACGTATGTATGCCACATTGTTGTGTTGAGGTCATtcaaattttgcaactttaggttgGTGCcggaggatcgcaaatgagtttgccattttacaggaggcttcaaaccgatgcattgtgacatgaacaattccggtcgggattgttagtagggcttggtttgggacctccagacacatttttttttccttttgcaaaaaataaagttatgttGGGTCCCCTACGGCTGGGTGCGCTTGCGCCGCCGTCAACGGCATCGTGGGGCATTGTTGCATGAACGATTCCGGTCGTGATTGtttgtagggcttggttgggaggTCCAGAaacaactttgtttttcttttgcaaaaaataaagttatgttCGGTACCGGGCGGCTGGGTGCACTGCCACCGATGCCCTAGCGGAGTCAGGCCGCAGGACGGGCGCTGTGGGTCGGGGCAGGGGAGTAGGAAACCGGCCAATGACCGGTGCCGTAGCCCGTCGTCAAGCCACGCCCCACTCCTCTCTCAGCCGCTGACGGCCTCGTGGGCTCGGGCCGCGGGGCGTGCTCTGTGGGCGAGTGAGTAGGAAACCGGCCAATGACCGGCACCATACCCCGTCACGCCACGCCTCTCCCAGCCGACGATGGCCTCGCGAGGTTGGGCCACGGGACGGGCGCTGTGGGTCGGGGCGGAGGAGTAGGAAACCGGccaatgattctttttttgaatTCCACTGATTGGTCCATTTCGGTTTGGTTGTGATTTGAAAGTACCGCAGCGGCACCACGCCAATAAAATGGCGCCGATAGCTGATTTGTGGAGTGGCTGGAATTACCGGCTCCAAAAAATGTACAATGTAGGTCGCAGCGTCTGTGTGGATGAGCAGCTCGTCTCATTCCGCGGATGCTGCAACTTCAAGCAGTACATGCCGTCGAAACCTGCCAAGTATGGCCTCAAGATCTGGGTGCTTTGTGACGCGCAATCGTCATGCGCCTCAAAACATTGAGGTCTATACCGGCAAGCCTCCAGGCGGCACACGTGAGACGAACGTGGGGATGCGTGTGGTGCTGGGGCTCACCAACTCGCTGGAAGGCCACACGGTGACAACCGGCAATTATTTCACCTCCATTCCATTAGCAatggaacttaaaaaaaaaacaccttttggGTACAATTCGGAAAAACAAGCCGAAGCTCCCCACAACAGCCGTCCAAATCACAGGAAGGCAACCCCTCTCTTTGCCTTCACCAGGGACCTGACCCTGGTTTCTTATGTCCCCAAAAAAGGGAAGAATGTGCTGGTGCTCAGCACCCTCCACAAGGAGCCAACAGTGGAGGACGGGggcaaaaaaaagctacaaataGTCTTGGACTATAACAAATCCAAGGGAGCAGCGGGCCACTTGGACCAAGTAAGCACAAGTTTGTCATTGTCACGAAGTGTTTATCAAAGCTGTCTTGTCAATTATGTCATctgatgttttgtgtgtgtgtctgtttgcaaAAACCATTGTCAACGGCTGTTCCTCGAGGAGCTTGGCAACGCGCTCATCATGCCGGAGGTTCAGCGTCGGAGGCCGCAGACTTCTGCAGGAGGGATGCAGGGTGTAGCGGAGCAACATCAGGCCACAACGCCTTCACCCAAGCGAAGGCAATGTGGCCTCTGCAAGGACAAACGCTTTGCATCGAATACGTGTGACAAATGTGGAATCCCCATGTGCCGGAAACACAAAGAATGTTTGTCAGAACTGTCAGtcagaactgaaaaaaaaaaaagttctgaaaggtgttgttgttgtttttcttgttcagtATTTGGTGGTGGGTTATTTTATATAAATTCTGTTATATATTCTACATGGTTGTTGTGACTTTACTTTTCaaactacagtaaatattcccgtCCCCGGAAGTCTAtgcaaaggaatatccttcacccggaataaaaagcTATagctatgcattaacattttgactacgatattacatgttaccgAAAGTTGCGTAAGCGAAAATTCcacgtaacccggatggaggtgtaatgccgcaggagcttaaatacacgcaacgcccacccgatgcgacggaaaagactacgctgaaacaagttttcacttcgagtttttcgatcatcagattctaaaccacgacgtgcaagtgagtttttattgctgtgcgttttactgtaattgtgaatgattttaactttattcacttacatcctgtagaacgcggcactagcttaaaagcagcacccactcgatgagaccgaagaaacgtgttcgcttcgccgttttcattcatcagactCGAAACGAAGaggtgtaagcgactttttattggcgtgcgttttactgtaactgcttaagattttaactttattcacttacgtcgtgtagatcatcgcatcgaaacgtagaagaactgtaacaactGGAGTGGAGTGAATGAAacgcatccgtttgagcgaggctgaacacaaagttaaaaagatccagcagacacttggagtcggaaacacgcaaatctacgaaactttaaacaaggcatcgattcaactcctgatgacaagccaccatccagcaaggaagcaatgcaaatggaaaaaaaatccttcagtatgtacaagaattaccagacatcagtgatcaatgggacagttacttgcaactaacaagaaaactgtatgacacgcaggcaaacattgtcataaaccaaagaatgcatccaacaaaacaatacaaaatacatatttttttcccaagacagaaacaaataaacattcaaatactgtacgtattttactgttgtgatttttttggggatacacctgtattgcagtttttgttatataaacagtttttggacagtatatttttgtattttattgaatgtgttgctacacgtgcattttgtcaacatatttgcaggttcataaagaacatgtaccatgctcatttcccaaatgaggaatttctgttatcaggacaaattggacagcgcaaacacgagtctgtactagagaatatttactcaATATGTGTATGGATAGCtctgatgccactgaacattttgagtggttgaaagtaaaaaaaagaagaagcataAGTTACTTGGTTATCACACCAAaacatttacaatttttgtagaaATTGTATGTTGTGTTACTTTTTCATGAAAACGGCCATTGCTGCAAATTTTcatccagaattttttttttgggataatTCTATGACATTTTCAAAGCTCTACTTGTGTGATATGACATCTTCCActtcaggttttatttttatagatttCTTTGAAGTGTCACAGCACAGTACCGCCTTTATTGTccataaagggcaaaaaaatcccaaagaactaataaaaactatatatgtatggatagcacagatgcctcttaacattttgagtgtttgaaaatacaaaacacatgcTGGAATAACGCAACATACATcatttacaaaaattgtaaaatgcgtaacttttttttttcgatacaAGGGGAACGAGAGGCGCTTGAAAGGCTCTAAAGCTCACGATGTTACTGCCCTCATCTGTAACCCACACTATTCTGGATAACAATGAAAGTTCCAAATTTATTCACCAGAAGCCGGACCAGTTCTTTTCTGATATTCTTCCCCGTTTTACCGTCTTCTGCTGGAAACACAACAGCAGTGAGGGTTTTTCCAACCAAGTTGAATTGTGTTTCAG
This window of the Hippocampus zosterae strain Florida chromosome 1, ASM2543408v3, whole genome shotgun sequence genome carries:
- the LOC127599604 gene encoding uncharacterized protein LOC127599604, encoding MDFKPDFVFMPPGMKHLRLQCTAQATKLPQAYSYRLQESVVKEEAVARVVQGGGDPECWQLVLSETTLQFGQYRGQTFKWLLENDVGYCAMVVSSHQKERENGDTSQSPLAANKDSLASYTHVFPEMAAVVRHRLMVMGAPLVRELDEQLLTMGQFPNETYRSLYESTDERHRAYVCRMRAGKAVMAGSFFHTLNSYIVGRDNEANYKRSRPGKRLMGRNRERPRRLPGAPRKMQFIICRNREHPHRLRGVPRKMRYVRWSGHEQEEGEEEVPCQRRARRQR